A stretch of the Fusarium musae strain F31 chromosome 2, whole genome shotgun sequence genome encodes the following:
- a CDS encoding hypothetical protein (EggNog:ENOG41): MANFVATVEAIMTPSLATIIIGALIIIGAPIILHLILSSSRTYTVAPSVLLLGPANAGKTSLLTLFERGASGTETHTSQVSHDVELNASTDSENKHSYRNHDTHDGTYTKFLLVDTPGHGKLRNVPMGKLDRTEKLKAVVFLVDAAAIGEPEVLAPTAAYLYDVLLFLQKRATTAKVKASIPILIAANKMDLFTALPSTLVKSNLEAELTRIRASRSKGLLDSGVGSDDIGSEEQDSWLGEYGSSKFTFSQLQEFDIDVDVLPGNVTGDGPGADKWWWWIAQRV, encoded by the coding sequence ATGGCCAACTTCGTCGCTACCGTCGAGGCCATCATGACACCCTCGCTCGCCACAATCATCATTGGTGCActtatcatcatcggcgcTCCTATAATTCTTCACCTTATCCTCTCCTCATCAAGGACTTACACCGTCGCCCCCAGCGTCCTCCTTCTCGGTCCCGCCAACGCTGGCAAGACGTCACTTCTCACACTCTTTGAGCGCGGCGCTTCTGGTACCGAGACGCACACTTCCCAGGTGTCGCACGATGTCGAGCTCAACGCCTCTACCGACTCGGAGAACAAGCACTCGTACCGTAATCACGATACCCACGATGGTACATACACCAAGTTCTTGCTCGTCGATACTCCTGGACATGGAAAGCTGCGAAACGTACCCATGGGCAAGCTGGACCGCACTGAAAAACTAAAGGCCGTTGTGTTCTTGGTGGATGCCGCTGCTATCGGAGAGCCCGAGGTTCTTGCGCCCACCGCTGCGTATCTCTACGACGTGCTGCTCTTCCTCCAGAAGCGCGCTACCAccgccaaggtcaaggcttcGATCCCTATTCTTATCGCCGCTAACAAGATGGACCTCTTTACCGCTTTGCCATCGACACTTGTCAAGTCCAACCTCGAAGCCGAGCTGACGAGGATTCGTGCTTCGCGAAGCAAGGGACTGCTGGACTCGGGCGTCGGATCTGACGACATTGGCTCGGAGGAGCAGGATTCTTGGCTGGGCGAGTACGGTTCCTCCAAGTTCACCTTCAGCCAGCTCCAGGAGTTTGAcatcgatgttgatgtcCTCCCTGGAAACGTCACTGGCGATGGTCCTGGAGCAGacaagtggtggtggtggatcGCTCAGCGGGTATAA